From a region of the Mercurialis annua linkage group LG1-X, ddMerAnnu1.2, whole genome shotgun sequence genome:
- the LOC126656119 gene encoding uncharacterized protein LOC126656119, protein MAATSRRSSTGPVTRSLSPLPSSSSSTAFAYSSSSFASRSSNLFSPSQCIHHHYQRSTSPPRVHLRGSTTAATRSAPSVRFSFDRPISPNRSITSSVNTHPRAQQVVRKPAKKTCMCSPTNHPGSFRCSLHKNFGNGNITQSAGYSSSNTRLNARRSAMTNSLVRICGVEGDLVKRALSALIRPSSHQQRRRAGFQTRPSRLSVMSKAEELS, encoded by the coding sequence ATGGCGGCAACATCTAGAAGATCCTCAACCGGTCCAGTGACCCGCTCACTCTCACCACTACCTTCGTCTTCTTCGTCAACAGCTTTTGCTTATTCAAGCTCCAGCTTTGCTTCTCGTTCGTCCAATTTATTTTCCCCTAGCCAATGCATTCACCACCACTACCAGAGATCCACATCTCCGCCGCGTGTTCACTTACGTGGCTCCACCACCGCCGCTACTCGCTCTGCTCCCTCGGTACGTTTCTCTTTTGACCGTCCGATCTCTCCTAACCGCTCCATAACATCGTCGGTCAATACACACCCACGCGCTCAGCAGGTGGTCAGAAAACCTGCTAAAAAGACCTGCATGTGCTCGCCTACTAATCATCCTGGCTCCTTCCGCTGCAGCCTCCATAAAAACTTCGGCAACGGCAACATTACTCAAAGCGCTGGCTACTCTTCCTCTAATACGCGCCTAAACGCGCGTAGATCAGCCATGACTAACTCCTTGGTCAGGATCTGTGGTGTGGAAGGTGATTTGGTGAAAAGAGCTTTATCAGCGCTGATTCGTCCTTCTTCTCACCAGCAAAGGCGACGCGCCGGTTTCCAGACTCGTCCGAGTCGGCTCTCTGTCATGTCGAAAGCCGAGGAGTTGTCATAA